Proteins encoded by one window of Pseudomonadota bacterium:
- a CDS encoding class I SAM-dependent methyltransferase: MRQTQKHAACRRLKENEAGGVITKALTLNVCTATRNKPVGVKQIISGDQFAHKYNYDHARNYYQKHHESWMRRISNRREQALARKALQLIGDPATILDLPCGAGRFWPLLAENQQRRIIAADSSPAMLEVASETCPAELITQIEQLHTSAYGIELEEASVDAIFSMRLLHHIGEAEKRRAILREFHRVTRRHVILSLWIDGNYKAWRRHRRDEAVLRRNPSRLQNRFIFKPENIEQEFHDAAFAIVAKFDFLPRYSMWRLYVLDKLPT; this comes from the coding sequence ATGCGGCAGACACAAAAGCACGCCGCATGCCGAAGGCTGAAGGAAAACGAAGCCGGCGGAGTTATCACAAAAGCATTAACCTTAAACGTTTGCACAGCGACAAGGAACAAGCCCGTGGGTGTCAAGCAAATCATCAGCGGTGATCAGTTTGCTCACAAATACAACTATGATCACGCCCGGAATTATTACCAAAAGCATCACGAGAGCTGGATGCGCCGAATTTCGAACCGCCGGGAGCAGGCGCTGGCCCGCAAAGCCCTGCAACTTATCGGCGATCCCGCAACCATTCTCGACCTGCCCTGCGGCGCCGGACGGTTCTGGCCTTTACTGGCGGAAAACCAACAGCGCCGAATCATCGCCGCCGACAGCAGCCCGGCCATGCTTGAGGTCGCGAGCGAGACCTGTCCCGCGGAGCTCATAACCCAAATCGAGCAACTGCACACCTCGGCTTATGGCATCGAACTCGAAGAAGCCAGTGTCGACGCCATCTTCAGCATGCGGCTGCTCCACCATATCGGGGAGGCCGAGAAACGTCGCGCCATCCTTCGGGAATTCCATCGCGTCACCCGCCGCCACGTGATCCTCAGTCTCTGGATTGACGGTAATTACAAAGCCTGGCGCCGACACCGGCGCGACGAGGCCGTCCTGCGCCGCAACCCCTCCCGCTTACAGAACCGCTTTATTTTCAAACCGGAAAATATCGAACAGGAGTTTCACGACGCCGCTTTCGCCATCGTCGCCAAATTCGACTTTCTGCCCCGTTATTCGATGTGGAGGCTTTACGTGCTCGACAAACTGCCCACCTGA